The following proteins come from a genomic window of Gammaproteobacteria bacterium:
- a CDS encoding REDY-like protein HapK: MDSVIVLFNLKEGADPAEYQAWARSRDLVEVNRLPSVENFRVLRCVGLLGGTDAPPYQYAEVIDLNSMEKFGEDIQSDTVGQLAAEFGQFADSPIFIHCQDL, from the coding sequence ATGGATAGCGTCATCGTGCTGTTTAACCTGAAGGAAGGCGCCGACCCGGCCGAGTACCAGGCCTGGGCGCGCAGCCGCGACCTGGTGGAAGTCAATCGGCTTCCGTCGGTGGAAAACTTCCGCGTCCTGCGCTGCGTGGGACTGCTGGGCGGGACGGATGCGCCGCCCTATCAGTACGCGGAGGTCATCGACCTCAACAGCATGGAGAAGTTCGGAGAGGACATCCAGTCGGACACGGTCGGCCAGCTGGCGGCCGAATTCGGCCAGTTCGCGGACAGTCCCATCTTCATCCACTGCCAGGACCTCTAA
- a CDS encoding sulfurtransferase, whose product MAALLLNPEELYSAIEAGEARAVDCRFDLMNPDGGRALWADSHIPGAPYADLDHDLAGHASGEGGRHPLPEPAEFATTLGRWGIKPDTLVVAYDNMGCAIAGRLWWMMNWMGHERAGLLDGGIQAWEEAGLALESAEPVIEPTDYPVGGHCRPVVGLAGVERAALAGGMHMLDARDGARYQGLSEPLDSQAGHVPGAINAFFRENLDASGRFRSPDELRKLYLDLLGGADPSAACVMCGSGVTACHDLFAMELADLGGAALYPGSWSEWSQSDDRPIARGPEPGGPAS is encoded by the coding sequence GTGGCCGCTCTGTTGCTGAATCCGGAAGAACTGTATTCCGCCATCGAGGCCGGCGAGGCCCGGGCGGTGGACTGCCGCTTCGACCTAATGAATCCGGACGGAGGACGCGCACTTTGGGCCGATAGCCACATCCCCGGGGCGCCGTATGCGGACCTCGACCACGATCTCGCCGGACATGCGTCGGGGGAGGGCGGGCGCCATCCGCTTCCCGAACCCGCGGAATTTGCGACCACGCTGGGTCGCTGGGGCATCAAACCCGATACATTGGTAGTGGCATACGACAACATGGGCTGTGCGATTGCCGGACGACTCTGGTGGATGATGAACTGGATGGGACACGAGCGCGCCGGGCTGCTGGATGGCGGAATCCAGGCCTGGGAAGAAGCGGGCCTTGCGCTTGAGAGCGCCGAACCCGTCATTGAACCCACGGACTACCCGGTTGGGGGCCACTGCCGGCCGGTCGTGGGACTCGCCGGGGTGGAGCGCGCGGCGCTTGCCGGCGGCATGCACATGCTGGACGCCCGCGACGGCGCCCGCTATCAGGGCCTCTCGGAACCGCTGGATTCACAGGCGGGCCACGTACCCGGCGCGATCAATGCCTTCTTCCGCGAGAACTTGGACGCCAGCGGACGCTTCCGGTCACCGGACGAGCTCCGCAAGCTTTACCTGGATCTCCTGGGCGGCGCCGATCCTTCCGCCGCCTGCGTCATGTGCGGTTCCGGCGTAACGGCCTGCCACGATCTGTTCGCGATGGAGCTGGCCGATCTCGGCGGCGCGGCGCTGTATCCCGGTTCCTGGAGCGAATGGTCGCAATCCGACGATCGTCCGATAGCGCGCGGCCCGGAACCCGGAGGACCCGCCTCATGA
- a CDS encoding NAD(P)-binding protein — MEYPLLLEPITLAGRTVRNRVVHASMSTRYTQNQDIDPRLVRYHANRAAGGTGLIVTEPLNVLPWHDRSHRPALFQPNTLDALSRWADSVESKGCRLLGQFQDSGRGHREAGRSHQAWAPSALPDDLSWTMPREMPVHRIHEAIEHFGKGARRLEEAGFSGVELSAGHGHLFHQFLSPAANIRDDEYGGDVEGRTRLLRELIEVITSSCKNNFIIGLKLPGTDGIPGGIDHPESARITARLAETGGFHYLVYCDGSHSHTLETHIPDMSYPRAPYVQEHAEIAANAPGVPLMALGLITDPAEAEGILAAGKAQMVALGRPLVTDAAWVKKSAEGRQSEIRYCVSCNTCWATIVERKPILCDNNPRLSQPDEVDYWPQPARRKRRVVVAGAGPAGLETGWVAAARGHEVTVFGSSERPGGKAYLHAQLPGGENVSSVYDYQEMAAAKAGATVHLGIQAGVDDVLQCEPDVVVLAGGATMLWPHGWPEEWRDFVFDIREVSREMLERPEETIDGTAVLWDQDHTLATYSAAELLAERFARLVIVTPRERLASDVGLVTRQGIYRRLYGMPNVEVVLLSDIHADSALDEGRVSCRNVLNGSLRDIDDLAMLTWSGSRAPNDELAAPLKAKGVEVVCVGDCDMPRTLLAATTDGHALGRSL, encoded by the coding sequence ATGGAATATCCGCTTCTGCTTGAACCGATCACGCTGGCCGGGAGAACCGTGCGCAATCGCGTGGTCCACGCGTCGATGAGCACGCGTTACACGCAGAACCAGGACATCGATCCCCGCCTTGTGCGCTATCACGCCAACCGCGCAGCGGGCGGAACGGGATTGATCGTCACCGAGCCACTGAACGTGCTGCCCTGGCACGACCGGTCGCACCGCCCTGCCCTGTTCCAACCGAACACTCTCGATGCCCTGTCCCGCTGGGCGGACAGCGTGGAAAGCAAGGGTTGCCGCCTTCTGGGGCAGTTTCAGGATTCCGGCCGCGGTCACCGCGAGGCGGGCCGGTCGCATCAGGCGTGGGCGCCCTCGGCGCTGCCCGATGACCTGAGCTGGACCATGCCCAGGGAAATGCCTGTGCACCGCATTCACGAGGCCATCGAACACTTCGGCAAGGGCGCGCGCCGCCTGGAGGAGGCGGGTTTCAGCGGGGTCGAACTTTCCGCCGGACATGGCCACCTGTTTCACCAGTTCCTGTCGCCGGCGGCCAACATACGCGACGACGAGTACGGTGGCGACGTGGAGGGAAGAACACGATTATTGAGGGAACTAATAGAAGTAATAACAAGTAGTTGTAAGAATAATTTCATAATAGGATTAAAACTGCCGGGCACTGACGGGATTCCGGGAGGCATCGATCATCCCGAGTCCGCGCGCATCACCGCGCGCCTGGCGGAGACCGGCGGCTTTCATTACCTGGTCTATTGCGACGGTTCGCATTCCCATACGCTGGAGACGCACATTCCGGACATGAGCTACCCGCGCGCCCCGTATGTCCAGGAGCACGCGGAGATCGCGGCCAACGCGCCAGGCGTGCCGCTCATGGCCCTGGGTCTGATTACCGACCCGGCGGAAGCGGAGGGCATACTGGCCGCGGGAAAGGCGCAGATGGTGGCGCTTGGGCGGCCGCTGGTAACCGACGCGGCCTGGGTTAAGAAATCCGCCGAAGGCCGGCAGTCCGAGATCCGCTACTGCGTGTCCTGCAATACCTGCTGGGCCACGATCGTCGAGCGCAAGCCGATCCTCTGCGACAACAACCCCCGCCTTTCGCAGCCCGACGAGGTGGACTACTGGCCGCAGCCGGCCAGGCGCAAGCGGCGCGTCGTGGTCGCGGGCGCCGGTCCCGCGGGCCTGGAGACCGGTTGGGTGGCTGCCGCCCGGGGACATGAAGTCACCGTTTTCGGCTCATCGGAGCGGCCCGGCGGCAAGGCGTACCTGCATGCCCAATTACCCGGCGGAGAGAACGTAAGCAGTGTCTACGACTACCAGGAAATGGCCGCCGCAAAAGCCGGTGCAACAGTTCACCTCGGGATCCAGGCGGGAGTGGACGACGTGCTGCAGTGCGAGCCGGACGTGGTGGTCCTGGCAGGCGGCGCGACGATGCTGTGGCCGCACGGCTGGCCTGAGGAATGGCGCGATTTCGTATTCGATATCCGCGAGGTCAGCCGGGAAATGCTGGAGCGTCCCGAGGAAACGATAGACGGCACGGCCGTGTTATGGGACCAGGACCATACGCTGGCGACCTACTCGGCAGCGGAACTGCTGGCGGAGCGTTTCGCGCGGCTTGTGATCGTCACGCCCCGGGAGCGTCTGGCCAGCGATGTTGGCCTGGTGACGCGTCAGGGCATCTACCGGCGCCTGTACGGCATGCCGAACGTGGAGGTCGTGCTGCTTTCGGACATCCATGCCGATTCCGCGCTGGATGAAGGCCGCGTCAGTTGCCGCAATGTCCTCAACGGTTCGCTGCGGGATATCGACGACCTGGCGATGCTGACCTGGTCCGGCAGCCGCGCGCCCAACGACGAACTGGCCGCGCCGCTGAAGGCGAAAGGCGTCGAAGTGGTTTGCGTCGGCGATTGCGACATGCCGCGCACGCTGCTCGCCGCCACCACCGACGGCCACGCCCTCGGCCGCTCCCTCTAG
- a CDS encoding electron transfer flavoprotein subunit alpha/FixB family protein, which yields MSAVLIVAEHDGQTLHTGVARVASCGLAIGADRLDVAVLGRDCGDVAQQAAQIEGVSRVLCLDRGENANPLAAVQAPQIAALAGIGYSHVLGPSTTFGKDLMPRVAALLGVPQVSDIMSVEGERRFKRPIYAGNAVLTVEAPAEHIVVGTARLASWPAAAEGGEAAIEEAQTDAELPDHTSWLDLKSAESERPDLQSASVVVSGGRALGSSENFSLLYELADRLGAAVGASRAAVDAGYVSNDMQVGQTGKIIAPDLYFAIGISGAIQHLTGIKDAGVIVAINKDPEAPIFEIADIGLVGDLFAIVPEIQAAVEGS from the coding sequence GTGAGCGCAGTACTCATAGTCGCCGAGCATGATGGGCAGACTCTGCACACCGGTGTCGCGAGAGTTGCAAGCTGCGGCCTGGCGATCGGCGCGGACCGCCTGGACGTGGCGGTGCTCGGCCGGGATTGCGGCGATGTGGCGCAGCAGGCCGCGCAAATTGAAGGTGTTTCCCGTGTCCTGTGCCTGGACCGGGGCGAAAACGCAAACCCGCTGGCCGCGGTCCAGGCGCCGCAGATTGCGGCGCTGGCCGGGATAGGCTACAGCCATGTGCTCGGGCCCTCCACGACCTTCGGCAAGGACCTGATGCCGCGCGTGGCAGCGCTGCTGGGCGTGCCGCAGGTCAGCGACATCATGAGCGTGGAGGGCGAGCGCCGGTTCAAGCGCCCGATCTACGCGGGCAACGCCGTTCTTACCGTGGAGGCGCCCGCCGAACACATCGTGGTCGGGACCGCGCGCCTGGCTTCCTGGCCGGCCGCCGCGGAAGGCGGCGAGGCCGCCATCGAGGAGGCGCAAACGGACGCGGAACTGCCGGATCATACGAGCTGGCTGGATCTGAAGTCGGCCGAATCCGAACGCCCCGACCTGCAAAGCGCCAGCGTGGTCGTTTCCGGCGGACGGGCGCTGGGCAGCTCCGAGAATTTCTCGCTGCTCTACGAGCTTGCGGACCGCCTGGGGGCCGCGGTCGGCGCATCCCGCGCGGCGGTGGACGCGGGCTACGTCTCCAACGACATGCAGGTGGGGCAGACGGGCAAGATCATCGCCCCCGATCTGTATTTCGCGATCGGCATTTCCGGCGCAATACAGCACCTTACCGGAATCAAGGACGCCGGCGTCATCGTGGCGATCAACAAGGACCCGGAGGCCCCGATCTTCGAGATCGCCGATATCGGCCTGGTGGGCGACCTGTTTGCGATCGTTCCGGAGATCCAGGCCGCAGTGGAGGGCTCCTGA
- a CDS encoding electron transfer flavoprotein subunit beta/FixA family protein has protein sequence MRKILVTLKRVVDYNVRVRVKPDGSGVAIEGLKMSVNPFDEIALEEALRMRERGEAGEILAVTIGGDECQQQLRTGLAMGADRALLVKCEGEVEPLAAAGILLEVIRREEPDIVIMGKQAIDDDCNQTGQMLATLWGRPQATFASEVKLNGDTARVTREVDAGLETLEVRLPAVITTDLRLNEPRYIKLPDIMKARRKPLETLEADDMGLTAPPALKALAYEPPEQRQKGVVVEDVPALMGMLRERGFLN, from the coding sequence ATGCGCAAGATACTGGTTACGCTCAAGCGCGTGGTGGACTACAACGTTCGTGTGCGGGTAAAGCCCGACGGCAGCGGCGTGGCCATCGAGGGCCTGAAAATGAGCGTCAACCCGTTCGACGAGATTGCGCTTGAGGAAGCCCTGCGCATGCGCGAGCGCGGCGAGGCCGGCGAAATCCTGGCCGTGACGATAGGCGGCGACGAGTGTCAGCAGCAGCTTCGCACGGGGCTGGCGATGGGCGCCGACCGGGCCCTGCTGGTCAAGTGCGAAGGCGAGGTGGAGCCGCTGGCGGCAGCCGGCATCCTGCTGGAAGTGATCCGGCGCGAGGAGCCGGACATCGTCATCATGGGCAAGCAGGCCATCGACGACGACTGCAACCAGACCGGACAGATGCTGGCGACGCTGTGGGGGCGGCCGCAGGCCACGTTCGCATCCGAGGTAAAGCTGAACGGCGACACGGCCCGGGTTACCCGTGAAGTGGACGCCGGACTGGAAACCCTGGAAGTCCGGTTGCCGGCGGTTATCACCACCGACCTGCGACTGAACGAGCCCCGCTACATCAAGCTGCCGGACATCATGAAGGCCCGGCGCAAGCCGCTTGAAACGCTGGAGGCCGACGACATGGGACTTACCGCGCCGCCGGCGCTGAAGGCACTTGCGTACGAGCCGCCGGAGCAGCGACAAAAGGGCGTTGTGGTTGAAGACGTGCCGGCGCTGATGGGCATGCTGCGCGAACGCGGATTCTTGAATTGA
- a CDS encoding MaoC family dehydratase: MAEASPEKGRIVRRGGGRYYEEFRKGDVYEHSPARTLTETDNTWFTLLTMNTHPLHFDKEYAAKTEFGRRLIVSTLTLSVLVGMSVSDVSEKAIANLGWGDIRLPNPLFIGDTLYGSSEVIRKRPSKSRPNAGVVTVRTTGRNQHGDAVCVFDRTVLVPRRGHGVMD; the protein is encoded by the coding sequence GTGGCCGAGGCAAGCCCCGAAAAGGGCCGCATCGTGCGGCGCGGCGGTGGACGGTACTACGAGGAGTTCCGCAAGGGGGACGTGTACGAGCATTCGCCGGCGCGCACGCTGACCGAGACCGACAATACCTGGTTCACGCTGCTCACGATGAACACGCACCCGCTGCACTTCGACAAGGAATACGCGGCGAAGACCGAGTTCGGCCGGCGGCTGATCGTCAGCACGCTGACGCTGTCGGTGCTGGTGGGCATGAGTGTCTCCGACGTCAGCGAAAAGGCCATCGCCAACCTGGGCTGGGGCGACATCCGCCTGCCGAACCCCCTGTTTATCGGCGATACGCTGTACGGATCGTCCGAGGTTATTCGCAAGCGGCCTTCCAAATCGCGTCCCAACGCCGGCGTCGTCACGGTGCGCACGACCGGCCGGAACCAGCACGGCGACGCAGTCTGCGTATTCGACCGCACCGTGCTCGTGCCCAGGCGCGGCCACGGCGTTATGGATTAG
- a CDS encoding AAA family ATPase — MTAPGDQAVRERALHPERSFIVQAPAGSGKTEILVQRYLRLLAREAEPDAVLAITFTRKAAAEMRERVARSLREAASDNKDVPPHRQRSLELARRVLVQSRKRGWDLPDNPARLRIITIDSLGSWLAASSPVSSGGGALGNLRADAVPLYETAARMLLQDGIRIGDEDVQTLLRHLDGSGQQFTELVAGMLAKREQWLPLLGAGDNAAALNAALRNLAGREIGRMLQCLGRFCGEFEKAFADYWVTDDEPDDPANPDALSGWGRAANDLLTLKNEWRVRFKKQLGEKLEQALRGSGELQERLSRLRILESPGYEAARLQLVQSVMRVLRGAFAQLKVLFAQRRETDYTEVSQAALKALGHGDRPSLLAERLDTRLRHILVDEFQDTSRTQLDLLQQMTREWQDGDGRTVFMVGDPMQSIYGFREADVRGYLRVCEQGLAALRPELLRLTVNFRSTPGLVDWFNMVFPRVFPAEGDMLLGTVAYTPCKPAPGARPASEAKHGNADARLHYFRKGDHESEVAIVEQIVRTTLKDRPDGTIGILVRSRTHGEEVSNALGRTGIAVNRTEFERRKRFSVVQDLAAIARALAQLSDRIAWLAVLRAPWCGLSLKDLHALCHDAPRETIWDLLRDAARVGRLSRDGRDRLARVVPVLERALRLRGQLDFRSWVEGTWLALGGPAGNSDENCLRHAAEFLDSLAETSQGSQIDNAVARTLKLTDEFVSNPETGARVQILTMHKAKGLEFDTVILPGLGRDIRGGRAPVLRWWQPPPGENWLPAEQGAATLLAVPPSRRRQDSDAVYEYLDKLEKARENAERRRLLYVAATRARTRLHLLVGLVRDEESQGPGEFRPSARTMAADLAEALRELFEREAPGELPAKRRSARKRRLVKPEIQRVPDGWAPPEPPAPMIAPSPEATRSPSYVWAGERARVLGLAVHRWLQEIAEEGPGAWSRERLGEQRSRTRRMLQFHGVPADELESLSADVETALLNTLEDETGRWTLELHDDAASELPLSLQEDGRTRSLILDRSFVHEGERWIVDYKTSRHEGGDLDAFLDEEERRYAPQLERYRLAMQARESRPIRTALYFPWHSAFREVTPEPGA; from the coding sequence ATGACCGCGCCCGGAGACCAGGCGGTCCGCGAACGGGCGCTGCACCCGGAGCGCTCGTTCATCGTGCAGGCGCCGGCCGGCTCCGGCAAGACCGAGATTCTGGTCCAGCGCTACCTGAGACTGCTGGCGCGGGAGGCCGAGCCCGACGCGGTGCTGGCGATCACCTTCACGCGCAAGGCGGCCGCTGAAATGCGCGAGCGCGTGGCCCGCAGCCTCCGGGAGGCCGCTTCGGACAACAAGGACGTTCCGCCTCACCGCCAACGGAGCCTCGAGCTTGCGAGGCGCGTGCTTGTACAGTCCCGCAAGCGCGGCTGGGACCTTCCGGACAATCCCGCGCGCCTGCGCATCATTACCATCGACTCGCTCGGTTCGTGGCTGGCGGCGAGTTCCCCGGTGTCCAGCGGCGGCGGAGCGCTGGGCAACCTGCGCGCCGACGCAGTGCCTCTATACGAAACGGCCGCCCGCATGTTGCTGCAAGATGGCATCCGGATTGGGGACGAGGATGTGCAGACCCTGCTTCGCCACCTGGACGGCAGCGGGCAGCAATTCACCGAACTGGTCGCGGGAATGCTGGCCAAGCGCGAACAGTGGCTGCCGTTGCTGGGAGCGGGGGACAACGCAGCGGCGCTCAATGCGGCGCTGCGCAATCTCGCAGGCCGCGAAATCGGCCGCATGCTTCAATGCCTGGGGAGATTTTGCGGAGAATTCGAGAAGGCCTTTGCCGATTACTGGGTAACCGACGATGAGCCGGACGACCCCGCCAACCCCGATGCGCTTTCCGGATGGGGCCGCGCGGCGAACGACCTGCTCACGCTGAAGAACGAATGGCGCGTGCGGTTCAAGAAGCAGCTCGGCGAAAAACTGGAACAAGCGCTCAGAGGGTCCGGCGAGTTACAGGAACGATTGTCCCGCCTCAGGATTCTCGAGTCGCCTGGTTACGAAGCGGCCCGTCTGCAACTGGTGCAGTCGGTTATGCGCGTGTTGCGCGGCGCTTTTGCGCAGTTGAAGGTGCTGTTTGCGCAGCGCAGGGAAACCGACTACACGGAAGTCAGCCAGGCGGCGCTCAAGGCCCTGGGCCACGGCGACCGACCGTCGCTGCTGGCCGAACGCCTGGATACGCGGCTGCGCCACATCCTGGTCGACGAGTTCCAGGACACCTCGCGCACCCAGCTCGACCTGCTCCAGCAGATGACCCGCGAGTGGCAGGACGGCGACGGCCGCACCGTGTTCATGGTCGGCGACCCCATGCAGTCCATATATGGGTTCCGGGAGGCCGACGTACGCGGCTACCTCAGGGTGTGCGAACAGGGATTGGCAGCCCTGCGGCCCGAACTGCTCCGGTTGACCGTGAACTTCCGTTCCACGCCCGGGCTGGTGGACTGGTTCAATATGGTTTTCCCCAGGGTCTTCCCTGCCGAGGGCGACATGCTGCTGGGCACCGTGGCCTATACGCCCTGCAAGCCGGCGCCCGGGGCAAGGCCCGCGTCCGAGGCGAAGCACGGAAATGCCGATGCACGTCTTCACTACTTCCGCAAGGGGGATCACGAGTCCGAGGTGGCGATCGTCGAGCAAATCGTCCGAACCACGCTCAAGGACCGTCCCGACGGGACCATCGGAATCCTGGTCCGCAGCCGAACCCACGGAGAGGAGGTGAGTAACGCGCTGGGCAGGACCGGCATCGCGGTCAACCGCACCGAGTTCGAGCGCCGCAAGCGCTTCAGCGTGGTACAGGACCTGGCCGCGATTGCCCGCGCCCTGGCGCAACTGTCCGACCGCATCGCCTGGCTGGCGGTCCTGCGCGCACCGTGGTGCGGACTTTCGCTCAAGGATTTGCACGCGCTTTGCCACGATGCCCCGCGCGAAACGATCTGGGACCTGCTGCGGGACGCCGCGCGCGTCGGCCGCCTCAGTCGTGATGGGCGCGACCGCCTGGCCCGCGTCGTCCCGGTGCTCGAACGGGCGCTGCGCCTGCGCGGGCAACTGGACTTTCGAAGCTGGGTGGAAGGAACCTGGCTGGCTCTGGGCGGTCCCGCGGGCAACAGCGACGAGAATTGCCTGCGTCATGCGGCCGAGTTTCTCGACAGTCTCGCCGAAACCAGCCAGGGAAGTCAGATCGACAACGCGGTTGCCCGCACGCTCAAACTCACCGACGAATTCGTGTCCAACCCGGAGACCGGCGCGCGCGTGCAGATCCTGACCATGCACAAGGCCAAGGGCCTGGAGTTCGACACCGTGATCCTGCCGGGGCTGGGACGGGACATTCGCGGCGGACGCGCGCCGGTGCTGCGCTGGTGGCAGCCGCCGCCCGGCGAGAACTGGTTGCCGGCGGAGCAGGGCGCCGCAACCCTGCTGGCCGTGCCCCCGTCACGGCGAAGACAGGACAGCGACGCCGTGTACGAATACCTGGACAAACTGGAGAAGGCCCGTGAGAATGCCGAGCGCAGGAGGCTCCTGTACGTGGCGGCGACGCGTGCGCGCACCCGCCTGCATCTGCTGGTGGGCCTGGTCCGGGACGAGGAGTCGCAGGGCCCGGGGGAGTTCAGGCCCTCGGCGCGGACCATGGCCGCCGACCTTGCGGAGGCTCTCAGGGAACTCTTCGAGCGGGAAGCTCCCGGGGAACTCCCCGCAAAGCGCAGGAGCGCGAGGAAACGGCGATTGGTGAAACCGGAGATCCAGCGCGTGCCCGACGGCTGGGCGCCGCCAGAACCTCCGGCGCCGATGATCGCACCCAGCCCGGAGGCAACCCGGTCCCCTTCATACGTCTGGGCCGGCGAACGGGCGCGGGTGCTGGGCCTGGCGGTCCACCGCTGGCTTCAGGAAATCGCCGAAGAAGGACCCGGCGCCTGGTCACGCGAGCGCCTGGGAGAGCAGCGTTCGCGCACGCGGCGAATGCTTCAGTTCCACGGCGTGCCGGCGGACGAATTGGAATCGCTGTCGGCGGACGTTGAAACCGCACTGCTCAACACGCTGGAAGACGAAACGGGCCGCTGGACGCTTGAGCTTCACGACGATGCCGCCAGCGAACTGCCTCTGTCCCTGCAGGAAGACGGCCGAACGCGCAGCCTGATCCTCGACCGGAGCTTCGTGCACGAGGGCGAGCGCTGGATCGTGGACTACAAGACTTCGCGCCACGAGGGCGGCGACCTGGATGCCTTCCTGGATGAGGAGGAGCGCCGTTACGCCCCGCAACTCGAGCGCTACCGTCTCGCCATGCAGGCGCGCGAAAGCCGGCCCATCCGCACCGCGCTCTACTTCCCCTGGCACAGCGCCTTCCGCGAAGTCACCCCCGAACCCGGCGCGTAA
- a CDS encoding type II secretion system protein M has product MVAIAELWRARSAREQVLLAALAVMALAAIWYFAAVGPLLDRAESYKQRRAAETALLERLDRVGSRLAALPAPRPRSDASLLLLVNRSVRDAGLSGFLEEGAADGESRVRLRLRDAPFPQVSAWLAGLAVQEGIRTVSADIERGSAPGITQVSLVLERSD; this is encoded by the coding sequence ATGGTCGCGATCGCTGAACTCTGGCGCGCGCGATCGGCCCGAGAGCAGGTTCTGCTCGCGGCGCTGGCGGTGATGGCGCTTGCCGCGATCTGGTATTTCGCGGCCGTCGGTCCGCTGCTTGACCGGGCCGAGAGCTACAAGCAGAGGCGCGCAGCGGAGACAGCGTTGCTGGAACGGCTGGATCGCGTGGGCAGCCGGTTGGCGGCTCTGCCGGCGCCGCGCCCCCGATCGGACGCCTCGCTGCTGCTCCTGGTCAACCGTTCGGTCCGCGACGCCGGCCTGAGCGGCTTTCTCGAAGAAGGCGCGGCCGACGGCGAATCGCGGGTCCGCCTGCGTCTGCGCGATGCGCCGTTTCCTCAAGTCAGCGCCTGGCTGGCGGGCCTGGCGGTCCAGGAAGGCATCCGCACCGTCAGCGCCGACATCGAGCGCGGCTCGGCTCCCGGTATCACCCAGGTCAGCCTGGTACTCGAACGCAGCGATTGA
- a CDS encoding DUF3108 domain-containing protein, which translates to MSEILQVDHVNYHGRIAYLSKKPDRMDQERGRERFTITVHSDGHRTCTAQSEIDDRPSVMRNVALTLDENWHPLDCFVRISVGDRFMGSGWFRFGENEAECETWTAVEGRVSQKMSLIERPRAFVDHAIICDSWVLSMLDLSKGPGVQKFPQLLMSSPDHRGATGPMLHSIPTAIEYVGKDRITVGAGEFDALHFRFGVNVGLANDHPRYDVWCTADGHYIFLRGAVYGYMMTYYELMDLEVEHA; encoded by the coding sequence ATGAGCGAAATTCTTCAGGTAGACCATGTGAACTATCACGGTCGCATTGCCTATCTCAGCAAGAAACCGGACCGCATGGACCAGGAACGCGGCCGTGAGCGGTTCACGATCACCGTCCACTCCGACGGCCACCGCACCTGCACGGCACAGAGCGAGATCGACGACCGGCCCAGCGTGATGCGCAACGTGGCGCTGACGCTGGACGAGAACTGGCATCCGCTGGATTGTTTCGTGCGCATTTCGGTGGGCGACCGGTTCATGGGCAGCGGCTGGTTCCGGTTTGGCGAGAACGAAGCCGAGTGCGAGACCTGGACGGCCGTGGAAGGCCGGGTTTCACAGAAAATGAGCCTGATCGAGCGCCCGCGGGCGTTTGTCGATCACGCCATCATCTGCGACTCCTGGGTCCTGAGTATGCTCGATCTCAGCAAGGGTCCGGGCGTGCAGAAATTCCCGCAGTTGCTGATGTCGTCACCCGACCACCGCGGCGCCACCGGGCCCATGCTGCACAGCATCCCCACGGCGATCGAGTACGTCGGCAAAGACCGGATCACGGTGGGCGCGGGCGAGTTCGACGCCCTGCATTTCCGTTTCGGCGTAAATGTCGGCCTGGCCAACGATCACCCGAGGTACGACGTCTGGTGCACCGCCGACGGCCACTACATCTTCCTTCGCGGCGCCGTCTACGGCTACATGATGACCTACTACGAACTCATGGACCTGGAGGTGGAACATGCGTAA